One genomic segment of Tripterygium wilfordii isolate XIE 37 chromosome 9, ASM1340144v1, whole genome shotgun sequence includes these proteins:
- the LOC120005065 gene encoding transcriptional corepressor LEUNIG-like isoform X2: MGSVDEFWDAEKMLDLYVHDYMVKKNMHKAAETFKEEADVGNHPVVIDSPEGFLNEWWSIFYDVYAHRQMEHQETKAQASAKTVQMTGTEQRSIHSIVSSEHKNKQRLGMLPLDADLYRTLGQQASSALAARIYEGEHCRHPTQNIDANLQLLDIHRFNVSKLMPTSSRHSNQQTSNENPHQSVRGAIFDFSFRRPISVDPNPYRLHDSSGPFEPGINNGVNPLPLSGRPVNQLQMLTAQHQYQLLARALTCTPGHPMLTRPEDRDITDGPTKSESSSKDRQIVRKRKTLSNLSTGEKVSKSTEDDKPLGDHVDSFCTREEDHVDSKDDPFSALNCSTTACDKNEPKSFTFKEVGCLHSSRSKVFCCHFSSNGKILASAGHEKKVRICNMETFNFIDTSEEHSHLITDVRFKPSSTIFATSSFDQTVQIWDAARTRKSLVKLLGHSEQVMSLDFHPRKLDLLCSCDSNDEIRLWNVNRGACIQVLKGATKQVRFQPLFGKMLGTAAGNNINVMDVETNNVRLQLKGHAKEVLSICWDTTGEYIASVSEDSARLWSLVSGGKCTRELCSNGNQFQSCTFHPRFPKLLIIGGYQILQLWYPTEGSKTWTIPAHDGLIASLADSMETGMVASASHDQCVKLWK, from the exons ATGGGTTCAGTTGATGAGTTTTGGGATGCAGAGAAGAT GCTTGACCTATACGTACATGATTATATGGTGAAAAAGAATATGCACAAGGCTGCTGAAACTTTCAAAGAAGAGGCTGATGTTGGTAATCATCCTGTGG TGATTGATTCACCTGAAGGTTTCTTAAATGAATGGTGGTCAATATTTTATGATGTATACGCCCATAGGCAAATGGAGCATCAGGAGACCAAAGCACAAGCATCTGCTAAG ACCGTACAGATGACGGGGACTGAGCAACGAAGTATCCATTCAATAGTGTCATCAGAACACAAAAATAAGCAGAGGCTCGGAATGTTACCTCTCGATGCTGACCTTTATAGGACGTTGGGGCAACAGGCCTCTAGTGCACTGGCTGCTAGAATCTATGAGGGGGAGCACTGTAGGCATCCTACACAAAATATTGATGCAAATTTACAGCTACTTGACATCCACAGATTTAACGTATCAAAGTTGATGCCTACCAGTTCAAG ACATTCGAATCAACAAACTAGTAACGAGAATCCACATCAATCTGTGAGA ggagcaatatttgattttagCTTCAGGAGACCTATATCTGTGGATCCAAATCCATATAGATTGCACGACTCATCTGGACCCTTCGAGCCAG GGATAAACAATGGAGTCAATCCATTACCATTAAGTGGAAGGCCTGTAAAT CAGTTGCAGATGTTGACAGCACAACATCAATATCAGCTATTGGCTAGAGCCTTGACATGCACTCCTGGACATCCCATGCTCACTCGTCCTGAAGATCGTGACATTACAGATGGTCCTACCAAGAGTGAGTCAAGTAGCAAGGATAGACAG ATTGTAAGAAAGAGGAAAACATTGTCAAATTTAAGCACTGGAGAAAAG GTGAGCAAGAGTACCGAAGATGATAAACCTTTGGGTGACCATGTCGATTCCTTTTGTACCCGTGAAGAAGATCATGTTGATAGCAAAGATGATCCGTTTAGCGCTTTAAATTGCAGCACTACAGCGTGTGACAAAAATGAGCCAAAAA GCTTCACATTCAAAGAAGTTGGTTGCCTCCACTCAAGCAGAAGCAAGGTTTTCTGCTGCCATTTTTCATCCAACGGGAAAATTTTAGCTAGTGCTGGACATGAAAAGAAG GTTCGAATTTGCAACATGGAAACATTCAATTTCATCGATACATCAGAAGAGCATTCTCACCTCATTACAGATGTTCGATTTAAACCGAGTTCAACTATATTTGCAACCTCATCCTTTGATCAAACTGTGCAGATATGGGATGCAGCCCGA ACAAGAAAATCACTTGTCAAGCTTCTTGGGCATTCCGAGCAAGTAATGTCTTTGGATTTTCACCCAAGAAAGCTGGATCTACTTTGCTCATGTGACAGTAATGATGAGATTCGACTGTGGAATGTAAATAGGGGTGCATGCATACAAGTTTTGAAG GGAGCTACCAAGCAAGTCAGGTTTCAGCCTCTATTTGGGAAGATGCTGGGTACTGCGGCTGGAAATAATATCAATGTTATGGATGTCGAAACTAACAATGTCCGACTGCAGTTGAAG GGGCATGCCAAGGAAGTCCTTTCAATTTGTTGGGATACAACTGGGGAATATATTGCCTCTGTCAGTGAAGACAGTGCCAGATTGTGGTCGCTTGTGTCAGGTGGAAAATGTACACGTGAATTGTGTTCGAATGGTAACCAGTTCCAATCATGCACATTTCATCCAAGATTTCCAAAACTCTTGATCATTGGTGGTTACCAG ATTCTCCAACTTTGGTACCCAACCGAGGGCAGCAAAACATGGACAATTCCAGCCCACGACGGGTTAATTGCTTCGCTTGCAGATTCAATGGAGACTGGAATGGTTGCTTCTGCTAGCCATGACCAGTGTGTCAAGTTGTGGAAATAG
- the LOC120005065 gene encoding transcriptional corepressor LEUNIG-like isoform X5, with amino-acid sequence MEHQETKAQASAKTVQMTGTEQRSIHSIVSSEHKNKQRLGMLPLDADLYRTLGQQASSALAARIYEGEHCRHPTQNIDANLQLLDIHRFNVSKLMPTSSRHSNQQTSNENPHQSVRGAIFDFSFRRPISVDPNPYRLHDSSGPFEPGINNGVNPLPLSGRPVNSPFRAPNHNQQLQMLTAQHQYQLLARALTCTPGHPMLTRPEDRDITDGPTKSESSSKDRQIVRKRKTLSNLSTGEKVSKSTEDDKPLGDHVDSFCTREEDHVDSKDDPFSALNCSTTACDKNEPKSFTFKEVGCLHSSRSKVFCCHFSSNGKILASAGHEKKVRICNMETFNFIDTSEEHSHLITDVRFKPSSTIFATSSFDQTVQIWDAARTRKSLVKLLGHSEQVMSLDFHPRKLDLLCSCDSNDEIRLWNVNRGACIQVLKGATKQVRFQPLFGKMLGTAAGNNINVMDVETNNVRLQLKGHAKEVLSICWDTTGEYIASVSEDSARLWSLVSGGKCTRELCSNGNQFQSCTFHPRFPKLLIIGGYQILQLWYPTEGSKTWTIPAHDGLIASLADSMETGMVASASHDQCVKLWK; translated from the exons ATGGAGCATCAGGAGACCAAAGCACAAGCATCTGCTAAG ACCGTACAGATGACGGGGACTGAGCAACGAAGTATCCATTCAATAGTGTCATCAGAACACAAAAATAAGCAGAGGCTCGGAATGTTACCTCTCGATGCTGACCTTTATAGGACGTTGGGGCAACAGGCCTCTAGTGCACTGGCTGCTAGAATCTATGAGGGGGAGCACTGTAGGCATCCTACACAAAATATTGATGCAAATTTACAGCTACTTGACATCCACAGATTTAACGTATCAAAGTTGATGCCTACCAGTTCAAG ACATTCGAATCAACAAACTAGTAACGAGAATCCACATCAATCTGTGAGA ggagcaatatttgattttagCTTCAGGAGACCTATATCTGTGGATCCAAATCCATATAGATTGCACGACTCATCTGGACCCTTCGAGCCAG GGATAAACAATGGAGTCAATCCATTACCATTAAGTGGAAGGCCTGTAAAT TCTCCTTTTCGTGCACCAAATCATAATCAGCAGTTGCAGATGTTGACAGCACAACATCAATATCAGCTATTGGCTAGAGCCTTGACATGCACTCCTGGACATCCCATGCTCACTCGTCCTGAAGATCGTGACATTACAGATGGTCCTACCAAGAGTGAGTCAAGTAGCAAGGATAGACAG ATTGTAAGAAAGAGGAAAACATTGTCAAATTTAAGCACTGGAGAAAAG GTGAGCAAGAGTACCGAAGATGATAAACCTTTGGGTGACCATGTCGATTCCTTTTGTACCCGTGAAGAAGATCATGTTGATAGCAAAGATGATCCGTTTAGCGCTTTAAATTGCAGCACTACAGCGTGTGACAAAAATGAGCCAAAAA GCTTCACATTCAAAGAAGTTGGTTGCCTCCACTCAAGCAGAAGCAAGGTTTTCTGCTGCCATTTTTCATCCAACGGGAAAATTTTAGCTAGTGCTGGACATGAAAAGAAG GTTCGAATTTGCAACATGGAAACATTCAATTTCATCGATACATCAGAAGAGCATTCTCACCTCATTACAGATGTTCGATTTAAACCGAGTTCAACTATATTTGCAACCTCATCCTTTGATCAAACTGTGCAGATATGGGATGCAGCCCGA ACAAGAAAATCACTTGTCAAGCTTCTTGGGCATTCCGAGCAAGTAATGTCTTTGGATTTTCACCCAAGAAAGCTGGATCTACTTTGCTCATGTGACAGTAATGATGAGATTCGACTGTGGAATGTAAATAGGGGTGCATGCATACAAGTTTTGAAG GGAGCTACCAAGCAAGTCAGGTTTCAGCCTCTATTTGGGAAGATGCTGGGTACTGCGGCTGGAAATAATATCAATGTTATGGATGTCGAAACTAACAATGTCCGACTGCAGTTGAAG GGGCATGCCAAGGAAGTCCTTTCAATTTGTTGGGATACAACTGGGGAATATATTGCCTCTGTCAGTGAAGACAGTGCCAGATTGTGGTCGCTTGTGTCAGGTGGAAAATGTACACGTGAATTGTGTTCGAATGGTAACCAGTTCCAATCATGCACATTTCATCCAAGATTTCCAAAACTCTTGATCATTGGTGGTTACCAG ATTCTCCAACTTTGGTACCCAACCGAGGGCAGCAAAACATGGACAATTCCAGCCCACGACGGGTTAATTGCTTCGCTTGCAGATTCAATGGAGACTGGAATGGTTGCTTCTGCTAGCCATGACCAGTGTGTCAAGTTGTGGAAATAG
- the LOC120005065 gene encoding transcriptional corepressor LEUNIG-like isoform X1: protein MGSVDEFWDAEKMLDLYVHDYMVKKNMHKAAETFKEEADVGNHPVVIDSPEGFLNEWWSIFYDVYAHRQMEHQETKAQASAKTVQMTGTEQRSIHSIVSSEHKNKQRLGMLPLDADLYRTLGQQASSALAARIYEGEHCRHPTQNIDANLQLLDIHRFNVSKLMPTSSRHSNQQTSNENPHQSVRGAIFDFSFRRPISVDPNPYRLHDSSGPFEPGINNGVNPLPLSGRPVNSPFRAPNHNQQLQMLTAQHQYQLLARALTCTPGHPMLTRPEDRDITDGPTKSESSSKDRQIVRKRKTLSNLSTGEKVSKSTEDDKPLGDHVDSFCTREEDHVDSKDDPFSALNCSTTACDKNEPKSFTFKEVGCLHSSRSKVFCCHFSSNGKILASAGHEKKVRICNMETFNFIDTSEEHSHLITDVRFKPSSTIFATSSFDQTVQIWDAARTRKSLVKLLGHSEQVMSLDFHPRKLDLLCSCDSNDEIRLWNVNRGACIQVLKGATKQVRFQPLFGKMLGTAAGNNINVMDVETNNVRLQLKGHAKEVLSICWDTTGEYIASVSEDSARLWSLVSGGKCTRELCSNGNQFQSCTFHPRFPKLLIIGGYQILQLWYPTEGSKTWTIPAHDGLIASLADSMETGMVASASHDQCVKLWK, encoded by the exons ATGGGTTCAGTTGATGAGTTTTGGGATGCAGAGAAGAT GCTTGACCTATACGTACATGATTATATGGTGAAAAAGAATATGCACAAGGCTGCTGAAACTTTCAAAGAAGAGGCTGATGTTGGTAATCATCCTGTGG TGATTGATTCACCTGAAGGTTTCTTAAATGAATGGTGGTCAATATTTTATGATGTATACGCCCATAGGCAAATGGAGCATCAGGAGACCAAAGCACAAGCATCTGCTAAG ACCGTACAGATGACGGGGACTGAGCAACGAAGTATCCATTCAATAGTGTCATCAGAACACAAAAATAAGCAGAGGCTCGGAATGTTACCTCTCGATGCTGACCTTTATAGGACGTTGGGGCAACAGGCCTCTAGTGCACTGGCTGCTAGAATCTATGAGGGGGAGCACTGTAGGCATCCTACACAAAATATTGATGCAAATTTACAGCTACTTGACATCCACAGATTTAACGTATCAAAGTTGATGCCTACCAGTTCAAG ACATTCGAATCAACAAACTAGTAACGAGAATCCACATCAATCTGTGAGA ggagcaatatttgattttagCTTCAGGAGACCTATATCTGTGGATCCAAATCCATATAGATTGCACGACTCATCTGGACCCTTCGAGCCAG GGATAAACAATGGAGTCAATCCATTACCATTAAGTGGAAGGCCTGTAAAT TCTCCTTTTCGTGCACCAAATCATAATCAGCAGTTGCAGATGTTGACAGCACAACATCAATATCAGCTATTGGCTAGAGCCTTGACATGCACTCCTGGACATCCCATGCTCACTCGTCCTGAAGATCGTGACATTACAGATGGTCCTACCAAGAGTGAGTCAAGTAGCAAGGATAGACAG ATTGTAAGAAAGAGGAAAACATTGTCAAATTTAAGCACTGGAGAAAAG GTGAGCAAGAGTACCGAAGATGATAAACCTTTGGGTGACCATGTCGATTCCTTTTGTACCCGTGAAGAAGATCATGTTGATAGCAAAGATGATCCGTTTAGCGCTTTAAATTGCAGCACTACAGCGTGTGACAAAAATGAGCCAAAAA GCTTCACATTCAAAGAAGTTGGTTGCCTCCACTCAAGCAGAAGCAAGGTTTTCTGCTGCCATTTTTCATCCAACGGGAAAATTTTAGCTAGTGCTGGACATGAAAAGAAG GTTCGAATTTGCAACATGGAAACATTCAATTTCATCGATACATCAGAAGAGCATTCTCACCTCATTACAGATGTTCGATTTAAACCGAGTTCAACTATATTTGCAACCTCATCCTTTGATCAAACTGTGCAGATATGGGATGCAGCCCGA ACAAGAAAATCACTTGTCAAGCTTCTTGGGCATTCCGAGCAAGTAATGTCTTTGGATTTTCACCCAAGAAAGCTGGATCTACTTTGCTCATGTGACAGTAATGATGAGATTCGACTGTGGAATGTAAATAGGGGTGCATGCATACAAGTTTTGAAG GGAGCTACCAAGCAAGTCAGGTTTCAGCCTCTATTTGGGAAGATGCTGGGTACTGCGGCTGGAAATAATATCAATGTTATGGATGTCGAAACTAACAATGTCCGACTGCAGTTGAAG GGGCATGCCAAGGAAGTCCTTTCAATTTGTTGGGATACAACTGGGGAATATATTGCCTCTGTCAGTGAAGACAGTGCCAGATTGTGGTCGCTTGTGTCAGGTGGAAAATGTACACGTGAATTGTGTTCGAATGGTAACCAGTTCCAATCATGCACATTTCATCCAAGATTTCCAAAACTCTTGATCATTGGTGGTTACCAG ATTCTCCAACTTTGGTACCCAACCGAGGGCAGCAAAACATGGACAATTCCAGCCCACGACGGGTTAATTGCTTCGCTTGCAGATTCAATGGAGACTGGAATGGTTGCTTCTGCTAGCCATGACCAGTGTGTCAAGTTGTGGAAATAG
- the LOC120005065 gene encoding transcriptional corepressor LEUNIG-like isoform X3, translated as MGSVDEFWDAEKMLDLYVHDYMVKKNMHKAAETFKEEADVGNHPVVIDSPEGFLNEWWSIFYDVYAHRQMEHQETKAQASAKTVQMTGTEQRSIHSIVSSEHKNKQRLGMLPLDADLYRTLGQQASSALAARIYEGEHCRHPTQNIDANLQLLDIHRFNVSKLMPTSSRHSNQQTSNENPHQSVRGAIFDFSFRRPISVDPNPYRLHDSSGPFEPGINNGVNPLPLSGRPVNLQMLTAQHQYQLLARALTCTPGHPMLTRPEDRDITDGPTKSESSSKDRQIVRKRKTLSNLSTGEKVSKSTEDDKPLGDHVDSFCTREEDHVDSKDDPFSALNCSTTACDKNEPKSFTFKEVGCLHSSRSKVFCCHFSSNGKILASAGHEKKVRICNMETFNFIDTSEEHSHLITDVRFKPSSTIFATSSFDQTVQIWDAARTRKSLVKLLGHSEQVMSLDFHPRKLDLLCSCDSNDEIRLWNVNRGACIQVLKGATKQVRFQPLFGKMLGTAAGNNINVMDVETNNVRLQLKGHAKEVLSICWDTTGEYIASVSEDSARLWSLVSGGKCTRELCSNGNQFQSCTFHPRFPKLLIIGGYQILQLWYPTEGSKTWTIPAHDGLIASLADSMETGMVASASHDQCVKLWK; from the exons ATGGGTTCAGTTGATGAGTTTTGGGATGCAGAGAAGAT GCTTGACCTATACGTACATGATTATATGGTGAAAAAGAATATGCACAAGGCTGCTGAAACTTTCAAAGAAGAGGCTGATGTTGGTAATCATCCTGTGG TGATTGATTCACCTGAAGGTTTCTTAAATGAATGGTGGTCAATATTTTATGATGTATACGCCCATAGGCAAATGGAGCATCAGGAGACCAAAGCACAAGCATCTGCTAAG ACCGTACAGATGACGGGGACTGAGCAACGAAGTATCCATTCAATAGTGTCATCAGAACACAAAAATAAGCAGAGGCTCGGAATGTTACCTCTCGATGCTGACCTTTATAGGACGTTGGGGCAACAGGCCTCTAGTGCACTGGCTGCTAGAATCTATGAGGGGGAGCACTGTAGGCATCCTACACAAAATATTGATGCAAATTTACAGCTACTTGACATCCACAGATTTAACGTATCAAAGTTGATGCCTACCAGTTCAAG ACATTCGAATCAACAAACTAGTAACGAGAATCCACATCAATCTGTGAGA ggagcaatatttgattttagCTTCAGGAGACCTATATCTGTGGATCCAAATCCATATAGATTGCACGACTCATCTGGACCCTTCGAGCCAG GGATAAACAATGGAGTCAATCCATTACCATTAAGTGGAAGGCCTGTAAAT TTGCAGATGTTGACAGCACAACATCAATATCAGCTATTGGCTAGAGCCTTGACATGCACTCCTGGACATCCCATGCTCACTCGTCCTGAAGATCGTGACATTACAGATGGTCCTACCAAGAGTGAGTCAAGTAGCAAGGATAGACAG ATTGTAAGAAAGAGGAAAACATTGTCAAATTTAAGCACTGGAGAAAAG GTGAGCAAGAGTACCGAAGATGATAAACCTTTGGGTGACCATGTCGATTCCTTTTGTACCCGTGAAGAAGATCATGTTGATAGCAAAGATGATCCGTTTAGCGCTTTAAATTGCAGCACTACAGCGTGTGACAAAAATGAGCCAAAAA GCTTCACATTCAAAGAAGTTGGTTGCCTCCACTCAAGCAGAAGCAAGGTTTTCTGCTGCCATTTTTCATCCAACGGGAAAATTTTAGCTAGTGCTGGACATGAAAAGAAG GTTCGAATTTGCAACATGGAAACATTCAATTTCATCGATACATCAGAAGAGCATTCTCACCTCATTACAGATGTTCGATTTAAACCGAGTTCAACTATATTTGCAACCTCATCCTTTGATCAAACTGTGCAGATATGGGATGCAGCCCGA ACAAGAAAATCACTTGTCAAGCTTCTTGGGCATTCCGAGCAAGTAATGTCTTTGGATTTTCACCCAAGAAAGCTGGATCTACTTTGCTCATGTGACAGTAATGATGAGATTCGACTGTGGAATGTAAATAGGGGTGCATGCATACAAGTTTTGAAG GGAGCTACCAAGCAAGTCAGGTTTCAGCCTCTATTTGGGAAGATGCTGGGTACTGCGGCTGGAAATAATATCAATGTTATGGATGTCGAAACTAACAATGTCCGACTGCAGTTGAAG GGGCATGCCAAGGAAGTCCTTTCAATTTGTTGGGATACAACTGGGGAATATATTGCCTCTGTCAGTGAAGACAGTGCCAGATTGTGGTCGCTTGTGTCAGGTGGAAAATGTACACGTGAATTGTGTTCGAATGGTAACCAGTTCCAATCATGCACATTTCATCCAAGATTTCCAAAACTCTTGATCATTGGTGGTTACCAG ATTCTCCAACTTTGGTACCCAACCGAGGGCAGCAAAACATGGACAATTCCAGCCCACGACGGGTTAATTGCTTCGCTTGCAGATTCAATGGAGACTGGAATGGTTGCTTCTGCTAGCCATGACCAGTGTGTCAAGTTGTGGAAATAG
- the LOC120005065 gene encoding transcriptional corepressor LEUNIG-like isoform X4 has protein sequence MGSVDEFWDAEKMLDLYVHDYMVKKNMHKAAETFKEEADVGNHPVVIDSPEGFLNEWWSIFYDVYAHRQMEHQETKAQASAKTVQMTGTEQRSIHSIVSSEHKNKQRLGMLPLDADLYRTLGQQASSALAARIYEGEHCRHPTQNIDANLQLLDIHRFNVSKLMPTSSRHSNQQTSNENPHQSVRGAIFDFSFRRPISVDPNPYRLHDSSGPFEPGINNGVNPLPLSGRPVNMLTAQHQYQLLARALTCTPGHPMLTRPEDRDITDGPTKSESSSKDRQIVRKRKTLSNLSTGEKVSKSTEDDKPLGDHVDSFCTREEDHVDSKDDPFSALNCSTTACDKNEPKSFTFKEVGCLHSSRSKVFCCHFSSNGKILASAGHEKKVRICNMETFNFIDTSEEHSHLITDVRFKPSSTIFATSSFDQTVQIWDAARTRKSLVKLLGHSEQVMSLDFHPRKLDLLCSCDSNDEIRLWNVNRGACIQVLKGATKQVRFQPLFGKMLGTAAGNNINVMDVETNNVRLQLKGHAKEVLSICWDTTGEYIASVSEDSARLWSLVSGGKCTRELCSNGNQFQSCTFHPRFPKLLIIGGYQILQLWYPTEGSKTWTIPAHDGLIASLADSMETGMVASASHDQCVKLWK, from the exons ATGGGTTCAGTTGATGAGTTTTGGGATGCAGAGAAGAT GCTTGACCTATACGTACATGATTATATGGTGAAAAAGAATATGCACAAGGCTGCTGAAACTTTCAAAGAAGAGGCTGATGTTGGTAATCATCCTGTGG TGATTGATTCACCTGAAGGTTTCTTAAATGAATGGTGGTCAATATTTTATGATGTATACGCCCATAGGCAAATGGAGCATCAGGAGACCAAAGCACAAGCATCTGCTAAG ACCGTACAGATGACGGGGACTGAGCAACGAAGTATCCATTCAATAGTGTCATCAGAACACAAAAATAAGCAGAGGCTCGGAATGTTACCTCTCGATGCTGACCTTTATAGGACGTTGGGGCAACAGGCCTCTAGTGCACTGGCTGCTAGAATCTATGAGGGGGAGCACTGTAGGCATCCTACACAAAATATTGATGCAAATTTACAGCTACTTGACATCCACAGATTTAACGTATCAAAGTTGATGCCTACCAGTTCAAG ACATTCGAATCAACAAACTAGTAACGAGAATCCACATCAATCTGTGAGA ggagcaatatttgattttagCTTCAGGAGACCTATATCTGTGGATCCAAATCCATATAGATTGCACGACTCATCTGGACCCTTCGAGCCAG GGATAAACAATGGAGTCAATCCATTACCATTAAGTGGAAGGCCTGTAAAT ATGTTGACAGCACAACATCAATATCAGCTATTGGCTAGAGCCTTGACATGCACTCCTGGACATCCCATGCTCACTCGTCCTGAAGATCGTGACATTACAGATGGTCCTACCAAGAGTGAGTCAAGTAGCAAGGATAGACAG ATTGTAAGAAAGAGGAAAACATTGTCAAATTTAAGCACTGGAGAAAAG GTGAGCAAGAGTACCGAAGATGATAAACCTTTGGGTGACCATGTCGATTCCTTTTGTACCCGTGAAGAAGATCATGTTGATAGCAAAGATGATCCGTTTAGCGCTTTAAATTGCAGCACTACAGCGTGTGACAAAAATGAGCCAAAAA GCTTCACATTCAAAGAAGTTGGTTGCCTCCACTCAAGCAGAAGCAAGGTTTTCTGCTGCCATTTTTCATCCAACGGGAAAATTTTAGCTAGTGCTGGACATGAAAAGAAG GTTCGAATTTGCAACATGGAAACATTCAATTTCATCGATACATCAGAAGAGCATTCTCACCTCATTACAGATGTTCGATTTAAACCGAGTTCAACTATATTTGCAACCTCATCCTTTGATCAAACTGTGCAGATATGGGATGCAGCCCGA ACAAGAAAATCACTTGTCAAGCTTCTTGGGCATTCCGAGCAAGTAATGTCTTTGGATTTTCACCCAAGAAAGCTGGATCTACTTTGCTCATGTGACAGTAATGATGAGATTCGACTGTGGAATGTAAATAGGGGTGCATGCATACAAGTTTTGAAG GGAGCTACCAAGCAAGTCAGGTTTCAGCCTCTATTTGGGAAGATGCTGGGTACTGCGGCTGGAAATAATATCAATGTTATGGATGTCGAAACTAACAATGTCCGACTGCAGTTGAAG GGGCATGCCAAGGAAGTCCTTTCAATTTGTTGGGATACAACTGGGGAATATATTGCCTCTGTCAGTGAAGACAGTGCCAGATTGTGGTCGCTTGTGTCAGGTGGAAAATGTACACGTGAATTGTGTTCGAATGGTAACCAGTTCCAATCATGCACATTTCATCCAAGATTTCCAAAACTCTTGATCATTGGTGGTTACCAG ATTCTCCAACTTTGGTACCCAACCGAGGGCAGCAAAACATGGACAATTCCAGCCCACGACGGGTTAATTGCTTCGCTTGCAGATTCAATGGAGACTGGAATGGTTGCTTCTGCTAGCCATGACCAGTGTGTCAAGTTGTGGAAATAG